Proteins co-encoded in one Sus scrofa isolate TJ Tabasco breed Duroc chromosome 14, Sscrofa11.1, whole genome shotgun sequence genomic window:
- the ZNF365 gene encoding protein ZNF365: MQQKAFEESRYPWQESFENVAVCLPFRCPRCGDHTRFRSLSSLRAHLEFSHSYQERTLLTKCSIFPSIKDTDLVTSSEPLKQGKLQSCGNIVKQRPSYVNLYSISHEHSKDRKPFEVVAERPVSYVQTYTAVDLRADSLDGPRSSPGLPTSDTKAAFEAHVREKFNQMVEAVDRTIEKRIDKLTKELAQKTAELLEVRAAFVQLTQKKQEVQRRERALNRQVDVAVEMIAALRQRLTESEEELLRKEEEVVTFNHFLEAAAEKEVQGKARLQDFIENLLHRVELAEKQLEYYHGQHAAGLHWDTSEHGLTDIASNRKPKCLSRGHPHSMCNHPDLKIHFHPKGRSYLKKAKDDRASMQPAKCMHEQAESPRDLCRPAKKGEPLGFGRKGNIRPKMAKKKPTAIVNII, translated from the exons ATGCAACAGAAGGCTTTTGAGGAAAGCAGGTACCCCTGGCAGGAGTCCTTTGAGAATGTCGCTGTGTGCCTGCCATTCCGCTGCCCAAGGTGTGGGGACCATACCAGATTTAGAAGCCTGTCCTCATTGAGGGCCCATCTGGAATTTAGTCACAGCTACCAGGAAAGAACTCTCTTGACAAAATGCAGCATTTTTCCTTCCATCAAAGACACAGACCTAGTCACTTCCTCAGAACCCCTGAAACAGGGAAAATTGCAAAGCTGTGGCAACATAGTGAAGCAGAGACCTAGCTATGTTAACTTATATAGCATTTCGCATGAGCACTCCAAGGACAGGAAGCCATTTGAGGTGGTGGCAGAGAGGCCTGTGTCCTACGTGCAGACCTACACTGCGGTGGACCTGCGTGCAGACTCACTGGATGGGCCAAGGTCCAGCCCCGGACTTCCCACCTCAGACACCAAAGCAGCTTTTGAGGCACATGTCAGAGAAAAGTTCAATCAGATGGTTGAGGCCGTGGATAGGACCATTGAGAAGAGAATCGATAAACTCACCAAAGAGCTGGCCCAGAAAACTGCTGAACTATTGGAAGTTCGGGCGGCCTTTGTGCAACTGACTCAGAAGAAGCAGGAAGTTCAGAGACGGGAGCGGGCCCTGAATAGACAGGTGGATGTGGCCGTGGAGATGATCGCAGCACTGAGGCAGCGCCTGACGGAATCTGAGGAGGAGCTTCTTAGGAAAGAAGA AGAAGTGGTGACATTCAACCATTTCCTCGAAGCAGCTGCTGAGAAGGAGGTTCAAGGGAAGGCTCGGCTCCAGGACTTTATTGAGAACCTGCTGCACCGGGTGGAGCTGGCAGAAAAGCAGTTGGAGTACTATCATGGCCAGCACGCTGCTGGCCTCCACTGGGACACCAGTGAGCACGGG cTCACAGATATCGCCTCAAATAGGAAACCCAAATGCct AAGCCGAGGGCACCCACATTCTATGTGTAACCACCCTGATCTCAAGATCCATTTCCATCCAAAGGGAAGGAGCTACCTGAAAAAAGCCAAGGATGACAGAGCCAGCATGCAGCCTGCCAAGTGCATGCACGAACAGGCCGAGTCCCCAAGAGATCTCTGCAGACCAGCAAAGAAAGGGGAGCCGCTCGGGTTTGGCCGGAAGGGCAACATCAGGcccaaaatggccaaaaaaaagccaacagcaaTTGTGAACATCATCTAA